A single region of the Lysinibacillus sp. B2A1 genome encodes:
- a CDS encoding DUF4288 domain-containing protein, giving the protein MYNLFSVKLLFESTATSTINPAKIFEERIFLVKGGSSEEVCSIVKKHFEPETYVNADGGINKVELVKILDVFELVDDLSESLNLKEVYSRYIIFENPSTTAEEAIEKYSLDK; this is encoded by the coding sequence TTGTATAATCTATTCTCAGTTAAATTGTTATTTGAATCGACAGCGACATCTACAATAAATCCTGCTAAGATATTTGAAGAGAGGATTTTCTTAGTTAAAGGAGGAAGCTCAGAAGAAGTTTGTAGCATCGTAAAGAAACATTTTGAGCCAGAGACATATGTAAATGCTGATGGTGGAATCAACAAAGTAGAATTAGTTAAGATACTAGATGTTTTTGAATTAGTTGACGATTTAAGTGAGTCTTTAAATTTAAAAGAGGTATACAGTCGATATATAATATTTGAAAATCCTTCTACTACAGCAGAAGAGGCAATTGAAAAATATTCTTTAGACAAATAG
- the deoD gene encoding purine-nucleoside phosphorylase — translation MSVHINAKKGEIADTILLPGDPLRAKYIAETFLEDVTCYNEVRNMFGYTGTYKGKRISVQGTGMGVPSISIYATELMQEYDVQKLIRVGTCGAIQKDVKVRDVILAQAATSDTRMNQIIWGGAIDFAPIADFDLLLKAYNAGKEAGLNLQVGNIFTADLFYSDEHQNEKLAQYGVLAVEMESAALYTLAAKFGRKALSVLTVSDHILTGEVTTSEERQTTFNDMMVVALEAAIQE, via the coding sequence ATGAGTGTTCATATTAATGCAAAAAAAGGCGAAATCGCTGACACAATTTTACTTCCAGGAGATCCACTTCGTGCAAAATACATCGCAGAGACGTTTTTAGAGGATGTAACTTGCTATAACGAAGTACGCAATATGTTTGGTTATACAGGAACGTATAAAGGCAAACGTATTTCTGTACAAGGAACTGGTATGGGTGTGCCATCTATTTCCATCTATGCAACAGAATTAATGCAAGAATATGATGTTCAAAAATTAATCCGCGTAGGTACTTGTGGTGCAATTCAAAAAGATGTAAAAGTACGTGATGTCATTTTAGCGCAAGCTGCAACATCTGATACACGTATGAACCAAATTATTTGGGGCGGTGCTATCGACTTTGCACCAATCGCAGACTTTGACCTACTATTAAAAGCCTATAATGCAGGTAAAGAGGCTGGACTAAACCTCCAAGTAGGAAATATCTTCACAGCAGATTTGTTCTATTCTGATGAGCATCAAAACGAAAAATTAGCCCAATACGGCGTACTAGCAGTTGAAATGGAATCTGCAGCTCTTTACACATTAGCAGCAAAATTCGGCCGTAAAGCTCTTTCTGTTCTAACAGTAAGCGACCATATCCTAACAGGTGAGGTAACGACTTCAGAAGAACGCCAAACAACATTCAATGACATGATGGTTGTTGCGTTAGAGGCAGCTATTCAAGAGTAG
- the msrB gene encoding peptide-methionine (R)-S-oxide reductase, with amino-acid sequence MNKEQRLKELTDMQYYVTQESGTEPPFRNEYDQHFEEGIYVDIVSGKPLFSSLDKFNSGCGWPAFSKPIEKEEVTEHFDSSHGMRRVEVRSKDADSHLGHVFPDGPRELGGLRYCINSASLRFVPKEDLEKEGYTEYRSLFK; translated from the coding sequence ATGAATAAAGAACAACGATTAAAAGAACTAACTGACATGCAATATTATGTAACACAAGAAAGTGGAACTGAGCCACCGTTCCGCAATGAATACGATCAACACTTTGAAGAGGGTATTTATGTCGATATCGTTTCAGGGAAGCCGTTATTTAGCTCCCTTGATAAATTCAATTCAGGCTGCGGCTGGCCAGCATTTTCAAAGCCAATTGAAAAAGAGGAAGTAACCGAGCATTTTGATAGTTCTCATGGAATGCGCCGAGTGGAGGTTCGTAGTAAGGACGCTGATTCACATTTAGGGCATGTCTTCCCTGATGGACCAAGGGAACTTGGAGGCTTACGTTATTGCATTAACTCAGCATCGTTACGCTTTGTACCAAAAGAGGATTTAGAAAAGGAAGGCTACACTGAATACCGTTCATTGTTTAAATAA
- the msrA gene encoding peptide-methionine (S)-S-oxide reductase — translation MAKQYATFAGGCFWCMVKPFDETPGIESVISGYTGGHVVNPTYEQVCSETTGHVEAVQITFEDELYSYEQLLATFWTLIDPTDVGGQFYDRGESYTTVIYYHDEEQRELAERSKADLEASGKFDKPIAVKILPASTFYPAEDYHQYYYKKNPMHYERYSIGSGRKAFQEQHWGREK, via the coding sequence ATGGCAAAGCAATATGCAACATTTGCAGGTGGTTGTTTTTGGTGTATGGTCAAGCCCTTTGACGAAACACCTGGAATTGAATCAGTTATTTCTGGCTATACGGGGGGACATGTTGTGAATCCAACGTATGAACAAGTCTGCTCTGAAACGACAGGACATGTGGAAGCAGTACAAATTACCTTTGAGGATGAGCTCTATTCCTATGAGCAATTACTTGCGACATTTTGGACATTAATTGATCCAACAGATGTTGGTGGGCAATTTTATGATCGTGGGGAGTCCTACACAACGGTAATTTATTATCATGATGAGGAGCAACGAGAATTAGCAGAACGTTCTAAAGCAGATTTAGAGGCATCTGGCAAATTTGATAAACCAATTGCAGTGAAAATCTTACCAGCAAGTACATTTTATCCAGCTGAGGATTATCATCAATATTATTATAAGAAAAATCCAATGCACTACGAGCGCTATTCGATTGGTTCGGGTCGCAAAGCGTTTCAGGAGCAACACTGGGGGCGAGAAAAATGA
- a CDS encoding DUF2140 domain-containing protein — protein sequence MNKWKIAFFALAGTVLFAILLVVYLATKPVDGVIVAKSSEGESEVKGNVLVVQTTTKELESISKKYLKDAAKGSPLPLDFTIGDDIQLRSKLTVFYTEIPITMNFDPIVDDKGNIILKQTGMNVGLLNIPPETTMKIMRDSVEFPSWITVNPNKAEIYIDLSRINIASGSRIRAKELNLPKDKILLEIIVPGE from the coding sequence ATGAATAAATGGAAGATCGCATTTTTCGCCTTAGCAGGCACAGTGCTGTTTGCAATCCTCCTCGTTGTGTATTTAGCAACAAAACCTGTAGACGGAGTAATTGTAGCAAAGAGTTCAGAAGGTGAAAGTGAAGTAAAAGGGAATGTCCTCGTTGTTCAAACAACAACGAAGGAGTTAGAATCGATATCAAAGAAATATTTAAAGGATGCGGCAAAAGGATCGCCTCTGCCATTGGATTTTACGATTGGTGATGATATTCAGCTAAGAAGTAAGCTGACGGTTTTTTATACAGAAATACCAATCACTATGAATTTTGATCCGATTGTTGATGACAAAGGAAACATCATTCTAAAGCAAACAGGTATGAATGTAGGACTGTTAAATATTCCACCTGAGACGACTATGAAAATTATGCGTGACTCGGTGGAATTTCCTTCTTGGATTACGGTGAATCCAAATAAGGCAGAAATTTATATTGATTTATCACGTATTAATATAGCTTCTGGTTCTCGTATTCGAGCAAAAGAGTTAAATTTACCGAAAGATAAAATCTTATTGGAAATTATTGTTCCAGGTGAATAA
- a CDS encoding lysophospholipase produces MEGGQMDIWRIFILSCLTVLVLSGCAISIDEPNPQAEPEGEQAGTEQDMKQDEQQTEDEEKTSKNMLTQIFEHFFEPSPEDLRKIDDENAKQLHYLALGDSLTDGVGDEYSQDGFVGRLTDSLLAWPSVSDIEVDNRGKRGRRSDQLLKLVKKGHYDEELQNAQLISLTMGGNDVMKVVRQDLFNLKRDAFDKELLAYKERYSKIIAGIRAKNPTVPLLLIGFYNPFSIVTNEANEFDTIITEWNNVIKDIASEDTNACYISVEDLFDSNKELVYHTDFFHPNAKGYEKMTERILAAMEQCKMEEKINKEIGFEE; encoded by the coding sequence ATGGAAGGTGGTCAAATGGACATTTGGCGAATATTTATTTTGTCATGTTTGACCGTCTTAGTACTAAGTGGTTGTGCTATATCAATAGATGAACCGAATCCGCAAGCAGAGCCTGAAGGTGAGCAAGCAGGGACGGAGCAAGATATGAAACAGGATGAGCAACAAACAGAAGATGAGGAGAAAACCTCTAAGAATATGTTGACGCAAATTTTTGAGCATTTTTTTGAGCCATCACCAGAGGATTTACGGAAAATTGATGATGAAAACGCAAAACAACTACATTACTTGGCACTGGGTGATTCATTAACAGATGGTGTCGGTGATGAGTATAGTCAAGACGGTTTTGTAGGTAGATTAACAGATTCATTGCTAGCTTGGCCCTCTGTTTCTGATATAGAGGTTGACAATCGAGGAAAAAGAGGAAGACGCAGTGATCAGCTATTAAAATTAGTGAAAAAAGGGCATTATGATGAAGAGTTGCAAAATGCACAGCTTATTTCATTAACTATGGGCGGAAATGATGTCATGAAGGTAGTTAGGCAGGATTTGTTTAACTTGAAAAGAGATGCTTTTGATAAAGAGTTGCTGGCGTATAAGGAACGTTATAGTAAAATTATTGCTGGCATTCGTGCGAAAAACCCAACGGTACCCTTATTGCTGATTGGTTTTTATAATCCGTTCTCTATCGTGACAAATGAGGCCAATGAATTTGATACAATCATCACGGAGTGGAATAATGTCATTAAAGACATCGCAAGTGAAGATACGAATGCTTGCTATATCTCTGTAGAGGATTTATTTGATTCAAACAAAGAGCTCGTATATCATACCGATTTCTTTCACCCAAATGCAAAAGGCTATGAGAAAATGACGGAACGAATTCTAGCAGCAATGGAGCAGTGTAAAATGGAAGAAAAAATTAACAAGGAAATAGGCTTCGAGGAGTGA
- a CDS encoding fatty acid-binding protein DegV, with protein MGRIHIVTDSTCDLTKEEVAQHGIHIVPLTIQIDGQTYIDGVDLEPQSFLGLMKNAKNLPKSSQPAPGKFKELYDELGQNGDQIISIHMTGGMSGTVESARQAAQMTDADVTVIDSRFIAIGLAIQLREAIKMRDAGATVEEIVARLEKVRENTYLYVIVDTLENLIKGGRIGKGTGFIGSLLNIKVIANLEGGVYNPVSKVRSHKQVVNYLFKQFQADTTGKTVKAVGISHADGLSTMGEPLKALIEGTGFNDVEIAFTSPIISTHTGPGAIGFIYFAE; from the coding sequence GTGGGACGAATTCATATTGTAACGGACTCAACTTGTGATTTAACAAAGGAAGAAGTAGCACAGCATGGTATACATATCGTGCCTTTAACGATTCAAATTGATGGGCAAACATATATAGATGGTGTTGATTTAGAACCACAGTCTTTTTTAGGTTTAATGAAAAATGCTAAAAATCTACCAAAAAGCTCCCAGCCTGCACCAGGGAAGTTTAAAGAATTGTATGATGAGCTAGGACAAAATGGAGATCAAATCATTTCCATTCATATGACTGGCGGTATGAGTGGGACAGTTGAATCAGCTCGTCAGGCAGCACAAATGACAGACGCAGATGTCACTGTGATTGATTCACGCTTTATTGCAATTGGACTAGCCATTCAATTACGTGAGGCAATTAAAATGCGTGATGCGGGTGCAACTGTCGAAGAAATCGTGGCACGTCTAGAAAAAGTGCGTGAAAATACCTATTTATATGTTATTGTCGACACGCTAGAAAACTTAATTAAGGGCGGGCGAATTGGTAAAGGAACAGGCTTTATTGGATCTTTACTCAATATCAAAGTAATTGCAAATTTAGAGGGCGGGGTATACAACCCTGTTTCTAAAGTAAGAAGTCATAAACAGGTTGTAAATTACTTATTTAAACAATTTCAAGCGGATACTACTGGCAAAACCGTAAAGGCAGTAGGAATCTCTCATGCTGATGGACTAAGTACGATGGGTGAACCATTAAAAGCGTTAATTGAAGGAACAGGCTTTAACGACGTAGAAATTGCCTTTACATCACCGATTATCTCTACACATACTGGTCCAGGAGCCATCGGTTTTATTTATTTTGCAGAATAA
- a CDS encoding hemolysin D: MMDSFDYKTWREELWNAITHGIGFIASIPALIVLILAAVQTGGALQITTFSIFGASVIILFLMSTLLHSMPEKYKYFFSILDHSSIYILIAGTYTPFLLIAIGGTLGVTLLCIIWSLALLGVMFKCFFINRFEILSLIFYIGMGWLIIFAIKPIYLYLGFNGFALLLAGGLFYTIGAIFYAWRSLPYNHTIWHLFVLAGCGSMYACVYFYL, encoded by the coding sequence ATGATGGATTCATTTGACTATAAAACATGGAGAGAAGAATTGTGGAATGCCATTACACATGGTATTGGATTTATCGCGAGTATTCCAGCACTAATTGTTCTAATTTTAGCTGCTGTACAAACAGGTGGAGCGCTTCAAATTACAACATTTAGTATTTTTGGTGCCTCTGTCATCATTTTATTTTTAATGTCAACACTGCTTCATAGTATGCCTGAAAAATACAAGTACTTTTTCTCTATACTTGATCATTCTTCTATTTATATTTTAATTGCAGGAACCTATACACCTTTTCTTTTAATTGCGATTGGCGGAACTTTGGGCGTGACTTTATTATGTATTATTTGGTCCCTTGCCCTATTAGGCGTTATGTTTAAATGCTTCTTTATTAATCGCTTTGAAATACTTTCTTTAATCTTTTATATCGGTATGGGCTGGTTGATTATTTTTGCAATAAAGCCCATCTACCTATACTTAGGATTTAATGGCTTTGCTTTACTGTTAGCAGGTGGGCTTTTTTATACAATTGGTGCCATTTTTTACGCTTGGCGGTCACTTCCCTACAATCATACAATCTGGCATCTATTTGTATTAGCTGGCTGTGGATCAATGTATGCTTGTGTTTATTTTTACTTATAA
- a CDS encoding dihydrofolate reductase, whose translation MISLIVAHDTNYVIGYENGMPWHLPGDLQYFKNKTMGKPMIMGRKTFESIGRPLPGRRNIVISRDESYHAEGIETTTSLEDALLLAGDVPEIMIIGGEQIFRLSMAIADRLYITQINHSFNGDTYFPKYEQDFVQISSEKPETAPKGYTFEYQIFERKK comes from the coding sequence ATGATTTCTTTAATTGTGGCACATGATACTAATTATGTGATTGGTTATGAAAATGGTATGCCATGGCATTTACCAGGAGATTTACAATATTTTAAAAACAAAACGATGGGCAAACCTATGATTATGGGACGTAAAACATTTGAATCGATTGGCAGACCTTTACCTGGTCGTCGAAATATCGTGATTTCTCGTGACGAAAGCTATCATGCAGAAGGGATTGAAACAACGACAAGTTTAGAGGATGCCCTCCTCCTTGCTGGAGATGTTCCTGAAATTATGATCATAGGAGGTGAGCAAATTTTCCGCCTGTCGATGGCTATCGCTGACCGTTTGTATATTACACAAATTAATCATTCTTTTAATGGGGATACCTATTTCCCGAAATATGAACAGGATTTTGTACAAATATCTTCAGAAAAGCCAGAAACGGCACCAAAAGGTTATACATTCGAATATCAGATTTTTGAACGCAAAAAATAG
- a CDS encoding esterase, with product MTKLTNEAIHYIEANDSSIPYYNLTPAEARAIRTVPKWESAHAPQLASITDRKITVRDGAKINVRIYKPTFDKLLPVIVYYHGGGWVFGNLESSDAGCKLLAEKAQAIVVSVDYRLAPEYPFPIPLHDAYDSLVWIYENILQFGGDAARINVAGDSAGGNLATVVTYLAATLNGPAIQAQALIYPVVNVDFTTASYSTYGEHYGLDKQGMQWFAGLYTDGQNFKDPLVSPLQIEDVSVLPKTIIIAAEADVLYDEGLAYAQKLVDAGVTVEHINMTGLIHSYFSKMNFFEEATIQTAEKIASFMK from the coding sequence ATGACAAAACTAACAAATGAGGCTATTCACTACATTGAAGCAAATGACTCTTCTATTCCGTATTATAATTTAACACCTGCAGAGGCTCGTGCTATTCGAACAGTGCCAAAATGGGAGTCAGCACATGCTCCTCAGCTTGCTTCTATTACGGATAGAAAAATAACTGTACGAGATGGAGCTAAAATAAATGTTCGTATTTATAAACCTACTTTTGACAAATTACTCCCTGTCATTGTTTATTATCATGGGGGTGGTTGGGTTTTTGGTAATTTAGAATCTTCTGATGCGGGATGCAAGCTATTGGCAGAAAAGGCTCAAGCAATTGTTGTATCAGTTGATTATCGTCTAGCGCCAGAATACCCATTCCCTATTCCGCTTCACGATGCCTATGATAGCTTAGTATGGATTTACGAAAACATCCTGCAATTTGGTGGGGATGCAGCAAGAATAAACGTAGCTGGTGACAGTGCAGGTGGAAACTTAGCAACGGTGGTTACCTATCTAGCTGCTACATTAAATGGACCAGCCATTCAAGCACAGGCACTTATCTACCCTGTCGTGAATGTAGATTTTACAACAGCATCCTACAGTACTTATGGAGAACATTATGGTTTAGACAAACAAGGGATGCAATGGTTTGCAGGACTTTACACAGATGGGCAAAACTTTAAAGATCCACTTGTTTCGCCGCTTCAGATTGAGGATGTAAGTGTTTTGCCAAAAACAATTATTATTGCTGCAGAAGCAGATGTTCTCTATGATGAAGGTCTTGCTTATGCACAAAAACTTGTCGATGCAGGTGTAACCGTTGAGCATATCAACATGACTGGATTAATCCATAGCTATTTCAGCAAAATGAACTTTTTTGAAGAGGCGACAATACAAACAGCTGAAAAAATTGCTAGTTTCATGAAATAA
- a CDS encoding RlmI/RlmK family 23S rRNA methyltransferase gives MTQTITLQIKNPFADQLKKGYPLISKDAVDAGQLPKKEGSLLRLLDSHQRFLGIGYYGIQNKGIGWVLTTDANEKIDKAFFIKKFTKALANRQAFFDDLNTTAFRIFNGEGDGIGGITIDYFDSYYLVSWYSAGIYLWKDMIYEALAETVSYSAIYEKKRFDLKGQYMEQDDFVMGTSGEFPIIVLENGMSYAVHLNDGAMTGIFLDQRDVRLAIRERYADHRNMLNTFSYTGAFSVAAALGGAIKTTSVDVAKRSLAKTIEQFSVNEIDYETQDIKVMDVFNYFKYAQRHQLKYDLIVLDPPSFARTKERTFSTAKDYPKLLIDTIAITEKNGIIVASTNNASFGMKKFKSFIDQAFKETRTRYKIVEEYSLPKDFRVPREYPEFNYLKVVFIKKMD, from the coding sequence ATGACACAAACGATTACTTTACAAATAAAAAATCCCTTTGCTGATCAATTAAAAAAAGGCTATCCTCTTATTTCAAAGGATGCTGTTGACGCAGGTCAACTTCCTAAAAAAGAAGGTTCCCTATTAAGACTGCTGGATAGCCATCAACGTTTTCTTGGCATAGGCTATTATGGCATACAAAATAAAGGCATTGGTTGGGTGCTAACAACTGATGCTAACGAAAAAATAGACAAAGCTTTTTTTATTAAAAAATTTACAAAGGCACTTGCAAATCGTCAGGCCTTCTTCGATGATCTTAATACAACAGCTTTTCGTATTTTTAATGGTGAAGGCGATGGCATAGGTGGTATCACCATTGACTATTTTGATTCTTACTATCTAGTGAGCTGGTATAGTGCGGGTATCTATTTATGGAAGGATATGATATACGAAGCACTTGCTGAGACGGTAAGTTACTCAGCTATTTATGAGAAAAAGCGATTTGATCTTAAAGGGCAATATATGGAACAGGACGATTTTGTTATGGGAACGTCTGGTGAATTTCCAATCATTGTTTTGGAAAACGGCATGAGCTATGCTGTTCATTTAAATGATGGAGCAATGACAGGTATTTTCCTCGATCAACGAGATGTAAGGCTTGCAATTCGTGAACGTTACGCAGATCATAGGAACATGCTCAATACATTCTCCTATACTGGAGCATTTTCGGTTGCGGCAGCACTCGGAGGAGCAATCAAAACGACAAGTGTGGATGTAGCAAAACGCAGTCTAGCCAAAACAATTGAACAATTTAGTGTCAATGAAATTGATTATGAAACACAGGATATTAAAGTCATGGATGTCTTTAACTATTTTAAATATGCACAGCGCCATCAATTAAAATATGACCTTATTGTTTTAGACCCTCCTAGCTTTGCACGGACGAAGGAAAGAACGTTTTCTACAGCGAAAGACTATCCAAAATTGCTAATTGATACGATAGCCATCACTGAGAAAAATGGTATCATCGTTGCTTCAACTAATAACGCAAGCTTTGGTATGAAAAAGTTTAAAAGCTTTATTGATCAGGCCTTTAAGGAAACTCGTACACGCTATAAAATTGTTGAAGAATACAGCTTGCCGAAGGATTTCCGTGTACCACGTGAGTATCCCGAATTTAATTACTTAAAGGTTGTTTTTATTAAAAAAATGGACTAA
- a CDS encoding GNAT family N-acetyltransferase, with translation MEYIREKLMITTERLVLRLFQASDAETVAKLCNNYNIYKSTMYLPYPYSLDDALSWIERHYDHFMEDISYEFAVTDKETGELYGAIALSNNKRFNQGEIAYWIGEQYWGKGYATEAAQSIVQFAFEVKKLHKVFARFFSSNPASGKVMEKIGMTQEGILKDHILKDGKYKDLVFFGIINQ, from the coding sequence ATGGAGTATATTCGTGAAAAATTAATGATTACTACCGAAAGGCTAGTCCTTCGATTATTTCAAGCATCAGACGCAGAAACGGTAGCAAAGCTTTGTAATAACTATAATATTTATAAAAGTACAATGTACCTGCCTTATCCATATAGTTTAGATGATGCGTTGTCATGGATTGAACGCCATTATGATCATTTTATGGAAGATATTTCGTACGAATTTGCAGTAACAGATAAAGAAACTGGTGAATTATATGGAGCAATTGCATTATCGAATAACAAACGTTTTAATCAAGGAGAAATTGCCTATTGGATTGGTGAGCAATACTGGGGAAAAGGCTATGCAACAGAGGCAGCGCAGTCGATCGTCCAATTTGCTTTTGAAGTAAAGAAACTGCATAAAGTGTTTGCTCGATTTTTTTCATCGAATCCTGCATCAGGAAAAGTAATGGAGAAAATCGGTATGACACAAGAAGGAATATTAAAGGATCATATTCTAAAAGACGGTAAGTATAAGGATTTAGTGTTTTTTGGAATTATAAATCAATAA
- a CDS encoding peptidase, with protein sequence MTVKHGIQPEDLYRLKSVSDPQLSPDGTEVVYVETYIDEKKKDYVSNLFYINLNEKNPQQWTFGDDKTNSPVWSTDGSKIAFVSTRTGMPQIFVLAKAGGEAKQITHCKNGATSPAWSPCGKKIAFSVKLGKNEDIFDKAEDDKKEEKELKPLEVDNMKYKSDAAGFIDMDQYTHIAIVHLETGELEQVTTGSHHFHLDTWSPNGKYLAYLADLTEDVDFSFNNDIYLLEIETKQTCQLTEGRGMFYLTSWSPNSRYIAFLGSEREFENATQAKLWMYDLEQTNLTSVTSDFDAPIGDCVVGDFLQGVVAPRVQWMEDSHSFYFQVTDHGNTAIYFGNTAGEIYPAIHDDQYVYGFSLDSQRDKAVVAISTTTNPGDLFSVNLKTGEKEQLTKVNEEFLKSRKLSIPEAIEYEGADGWKVNGWIMKPIGYEEGEKYPLILEIHGGPHAMYANTYFNEFQILAAQGFAVLYTNPRGSHGYGQKFVDAVRGDYGGNDYNDLMTAVDYALEHYDYIDQNRLGVTGGSYGGFMTNWIVGHTNRFKAAVTQRSISNWISFYGVSDIGYYFTDWQIQAGLDDIEKQWHHSPLKYVDNIQTPLLILHSEKDYRCPIEQAEQLFIALKHRKKEAKFVRFPESNHELSRSGKPTLRIKRLEYIRDWFVEYL encoded by the coding sequence ATAACAGTGAAACATGGGATTCAACCAGAAGATTTATATCGATTAAAATCAGTATCAGATCCACAATTATCACCAGACGGAACAGAAGTTGTTTATGTAGAAACTTATATTGATGAAAAGAAGAAAGACTATGTATCTAATTTATTTTATATAAATTTGAATGAAAAAAATCCTCAACAATGGACATTCGGTGATGATAAAACGAATTCACCTGTATGGTCTACTGATGGCAGTAAAATTGCGTTTGTCTCAACGAGAACTGGTATGCCACAAATTTTTGTGCTTGCTAAAGCAGGTGGAGAGGCCAAACAAATTACACATTGTAAAAACGGTGCGACATCACCTGCATGGTCTCCATGTGGTAAAAAAATTGCCTTCTCCGTAAAGCTTGGTAAAAATGAAGACATCTTTGATAAAGCAGAAGATGATAAGAAAGAGGAAAAAGAACTTAAACCACTTGAAGTAGACAACATGAAGTATAAATCAGATGCTGCTGGTTTTATCGATATGGATCAATATACTCATATTGCCATTGTCCATCTTGAAACAGGGGAGCTGGAACAAGTGACGACAGGAAGCCATCATTTCCATTTGGATACATGGTCACCAAATGGAAAATATCTGGCTTATCTGGCTGATTTAACAGAGGATGTAGATTTTTCTTTCAATAATGATATTTATTTATTGGAGATAGAAACAAAACAAACGTGCCAGCTAACAGAAGGAAGGGGGATGTTCTACCTAACTTCATGGTCCCCAAACAGTCGATACATTGCTTTTCTTGGAAGTGAGAGAGAATTTGAAAACGCAACACAAGCAAAGCTATGGATGTATGATTTAGAACAAACTAATTTAACCAGTGTAACGAGTGATTTTGACGCCCCTATTGGTGATTGTGTAGTCGGAGATTTTCTACAAGGTGTCGTGGCTCCACGTGTCCAATGGATGGAGGATAGTCATAGCTTTTACTTCCAAGTAACAGATCACGGAAATACAGCCATTTATTTTGGAAATACTGCTGGTGAAATATATCCAGCAATTCATGACGATCAGTATGTCTATGGTTTTTCACTTGATTCTCAACGTGATAAAGCAGTAGTTGCCATCAGCACGACAACAAATCCTGGTGATCTATTTTCCGTCAATTTAAAAACTGGTGAAAAGGAACAGCTCACTAAAGTTAATGAAGAGTTTTTAAAGTCGAGAAAATTATCTATTCCAGAAGCCATTGAATATGAAGGGGCAGATGGCTGGAAGGTAAACGGCTGGATAATGAAGCCAATCGGATATGAGGAAGGGGAAAAATATCCACTTATTCTTGAAATCCATGGCGGTCCGCACGCAATGTATGCCAACACCTATTTTAACGAATTCCAAATTCTTGCTGCACAAGGTTTTGCAGTACTGTATACGAATCCTCGCGGAAGCCATGGCTACGGTCAAAAATTTGTTGATGCAGTCCGAGGTGATTATGGAGGTAATGATTATAATGATTTAATGACCGCTGTTGATTACGCATTGGAGCATTATGATTACATTGATCAAAATCGACTCGGTGTTACAGGCGGAAGCTATGGGGGCTTTATGACAAACTGGATTGTTGGTCATACGAACCGTTTTAAAGCGGCCGTTACACAACGCTCCATCTCTAATTGGATTAGCTTTTACGGAGTAAGTGATATTGGCTATTACTTTACAGACTGGCAAATCCAAGCAGGACTAGACGATATTGAAAAGCAATGGCATCATTCACCGTTGAAATATGTGGACAATATTCAAACGCCACTGTTAATTTTACACAGTGAAAAAGACTATCGCTGCCCGATTGAACAGGCAGAGCAATTGTTTATCGCCTTAAAGCATCGTAAAAAAGAAGCAAAATTTGTTCGCTTCCCAGAATCTAACCATGAACTTTCAAGGAGCGGAAAACCAACGTTAAGAATTAAAAGATTAGAATACATTCGAGATTGGTTTGTGGAATATTTATAA